A single region of the Salvelinus sp. IW2-2015 linkage group LG20, ASM291031v2, whole genome shotgun sequence genome encodes:
- the LOC111981887 gene encoding zinc finger protein 281, which translates to MSIIQDKLGNDFLRSNGSMDSNFSPGMIMFSHLPPVTSFTRLATQSVMQDLPGPHEMILKKERDSPDCSMAGVGGLVEYGGVGDYVHAMDIKQEKMTEHDYRQPLYPGGPGKSTELLEVSMGNHQNLLVHDLSLGNLPSRLGKESSGKRGRRSNGEEGNPRRKRGEPKQSMMLDADGGSLWPNGKLHICEHCSASFRSSYHLRRHVLIHTGERPFRCSQCNMSFIQKYLLQRHEKIHSGEKPFCCDQCNMRFIQKYHMERHKRTHSGEKPYRCETCQQFFSRTDRLLKHKRTCGEAIKKGLEPGMLDLGCEDMGQGSYGITQGNTGASGRKRGKSKNSEGGERKRKKAAGPVEAGGLGGAHIHGAPSGGYSLHDYSVENHTVSSSTPPGPSMHHEHHGRSPKMAFKKANRKALDQGDLGQAKQGNMEQGVGMGLMQGSEAKSGPTSTNYDDAMQFIKKRRYLNAANSAASGAGVAGSSTNDYEVNVGHLSSQQSVIQGVVSGVMDSDSPLSLLDSSPMGVDKHDRSGIPDEVLQSLLDHYTQKPDSSHHDVHFDLSDQHVVLHPVSADGSDLSHDADSPSPSGDKTVIMHEYSRFLLQALERTSHNTGFPLGPGPPATGPFTTTHQRNPLFTDKHMYTTSPLECGFGQPVASPTLPSSVPKSHFAMLSDSSPQHGFHLNSLEPATHQQLTPSQELTDQMEKQHSSSSPSSYQISPSDLGSQKDSQNLASLDPSKCSYTIENFAQAFGSQFKSAGRGALSYGTDSCGEVDHRIRTPVSEFSGYTSLLADVNEAVSTGSKTPTSQSYR; encoded by the exons ATGAGCATCATTCAAGACAAACTAGGTAATGACTTCCTGCGCTCCAATGGGAGCATGGACTCCAACTTCTCCCCTGGCATGATCATGTTCAGTCACCTGCCCCCTGTGACCAGCTTCACCCGGCTGGCCACCCAGTCTGTTATGCAGGACCTGCCAGGCCCCCACGAGATGATCCTGAAGAAGGAGCGGGACTCTCCAGACTGCAGCATGGCTGGGGTGGGCGGCCTGGTGGAGTATGGCGGGGTGGGGGACTATGTCCATGCCATGGACATCAAGCAGGAGAAGATGACAGAACATGACTACCGTCAGCCGCTGTACCCTGGAGGCCCGGGGAAGAGCACAGAGCTCCTGGAGGTGTCCATGGGCAACCACCAGAACCTGCTGGTGCATGACCTTAGCCTAGGCAAC CTGCCGAGTCGGTTAGGAAAGGAGTCCTCAGGAAAGAGAGGTCGAAGGTCAAATGGTGAAGAGGGCAATCCCCGGAGGAAACGTGGAGAGCCCAAG CAATCAATGATGCTGGATGCAGATGGAGGCAGCCTGTGGCCCAACGGGAAGCTCCACATCTGCGAGCACTGCAGCGCATCCTTCAGGAGCTCATACCACCTGCGCAGACATGTCCTCATCCACACAG GTGAGAGGCCGTTCAGGTGCAGCCAGTGTAATATGAGTTTCATCCAGAAGTACCTACTACAGCGGCACGAGAAGATCCACAGCG gagagaagcctttttGCTGTGACCAGTGTAACATGCGCTTCATTCAGAAATACCACATGGAGAGACACAAGAGGACCCACAGTGGAGAAAAGCCATACAGATGTGAGACCTGCCAACAG TTTTTTTCTAGGACGGACCGATTACTCAAGCACAAGCGAACCTGTGGAGAAGCCATAAAGAAGGGTCTGGAGCCCGGGATGTTGGACCTGGGCTGTGAGGACATGGGGCAGGGCAGCTACGGAATCACTCAGGGAAACACTGGGGCCTCGGGCCGGAAGAGGGGCAAGTCCAAAAACTCTGAGGGAGGGGAGCGCAAGAGGAAGAAAGCGGCAGGACCGGTTGAAGCAGGAGGGCTGGGCGGAGCACACATCCACGGGGCGCCGTCGGGAGGCTACAGTCTCCATGACTACAGCGTGGAGAATCACACTGTGTCCTCgtccactccgccagggcccagTATGCACCACGAGCATCACGGCCGATCCCCTAAGATGGCCTTCAAGAAGGCCAACCGCAAGGCCCTGGACCAGGGGGACTTGGGGCAGGCCAAGCAGGGAAATATGGAGCAGGGTGTGGGGATGGGCCTCATGCAGGGCTCTGAGGCAAAATCGGGTCCCACCAGCACCAACTATGATGACGCCATGCAGTTCATCAAGAAGAGGCGCTACCTTAACGCGGCCAACAGTGCAGCATCAGGGGCCGGGGTGGCAGGGAGCAGCACCAACGATTATGAGGTCAACGTTGGTCACCTGTCATCCCAGCAGTCGGTTATCCAGGGGGTGGTCTCAGGCGTGATGGACAGCGACTCGCCGCTGAGTCTGCTAGACTCCTCCCCCATGGGCGTGGACAAGCACGACAGGTCGGGGATCCCTGACGAGGTGCTGCAGAGCCTGCTGGACCACTACACCCAGAAACCAGACAGCTCGCACCACGACGTGCACTTTGACCTCAGTGACCAGCACGTGGTGCTGCACCCTGTCTCAGCAGATGGCTCTGACCTGAGCCACGATGCAGACTCTCCCAGCCCGTCTGGAGACAAGACGGTCATTATGCACGAGTACTCCCGCTTCCTGCTGCAGGCCCTGGAACGCACCAGCCACAACACAGGCTTCCCCCTGGGCCCCGGGCCCCCAGCTACAGGGCCCttcaccaccacccaccaacgCAACCCACTCTTTACAGACAAGCACATGTACACTACGTCCCCTCTGGAGTGTGGCTTCGGCCAGCCGGTGGCCTCTCCCACCCTGCCCTCCTCCGTGCCAAAGTCCCACTTTGCGATGCTGTCGGACTCTTCTCCGCAGCACGGCTTCCACCTAAACAGCCTGGAGCCTGCCACCCACCAGCAGCTTACGCCTTCTCAGGAGCTCACCGACCAGATGGAGAAGCaacactcctcctcttccccctcctcctaccAGATCAGCCCGTCTGACCTGGGCAGCCAGAAGGACTCGCAGAACCTGGCTTCTCTGGACCCCTCTAAGTGCTCCTACACGATCGAGAACTTTGCCCAGGCCTTTGGATCCCAGTTCAAGTCGGCCGGCCGCGGCGCCTTGTCGTACGGCACTGACTCTTGCGGGGAGGTGGACCACAGGATAAGGACGCCAGTCTCCGAATTCTCAGGGTATACTAGTTTGTTAGCCGACGTCAATGAGGCAGTAAGTACAGGTTCCAAAACCCCAACAAGCCAAAGCTACAGATAA